One Gimesia aquarii DNA segment encodes these proteins:
- a CDS encoding carboxypeptidase-like regulatory domain-containing protein, producing the protein MFCINCLHRISITLIFFVTGFLTGCSSDTREIPETVPVKGAVLFKGEPVKGASVVFYNPEIKSANATINATTDELGEFELKSYFGPRDERNGVVPGTYKVTILKMVPPGKMTEEEYQAKVTEADKIVSAGGVLTQAQTPPELTQMIPRQYSDVTVSKLEAKVDPELDNHFQFDLK; encoded by the coding sequence ATGTTTTGCATTAATTGTCTTCACCGAATCAGCATCACGTTAATTTTTTTTGTAACTGGTTTCCTGACTGGCTGTTCGTCAGACACTCGTGAAATACCGGAAACAGTTCCTGTCAAAGGCGCGGTTTTATTTAAAGGTGAACCCGTGAAGGGAGCTTCAGTTGTTTTTTATAATCCAGAAATAAAATCAGCGAATGCAACAATTAATGCCACGACTGACGAGCTGGGAGAATTTGAACTCAAATCCTACTTCGGACCTCGAGACGAAAGAAATGGTGTTGTTCCGGGAACTTACAAAGTTACCATTTTGAAAATGGTTCCTCCCGGAAAGATGACAGAAGAAGAGTATCAAGCAAAAGTCACAGAGGCTGACAAAATTGTATCCGCTGGTGGAGTTCTGACGCAGGCACAAACCCCGCCAGAACTAACGCAAATGATTCCGCGACAGTATTCTGATGTAACCGTTTCAAAGTTGGAAGCGAAAGTGGATCCTGAGCTGGATAACCATTTCCAATTTGATTTGAAATAA
- a CDS encoding GntR family transcriptional regulator, translated as MSTTNLPGSFSMVPRGNIREVVVQRILAAVIRDEFPVGHRMVIQNLAEQFGVSATPVREALVELASIGIVENLPNRGAVMREFGVTQIREIYQLRRILEVEAIRTACGNIEPRLLSEMSDEFATIAKEPRGDSWSQKAMLLDIKLHTLIADHCGSVRLQDELRRYNTLVQAIREVVDNESQAQEIALSDHKQIIKALQSNDCDLAAQTMEKHICNTANLVEKLMQERLQNK; from the coding sequence ATGTCTACTACCAATCTACCTGGATCGTTCTCCATGGTTCCCAGAGGGAATATCCGTGAGGTTGTCGTGCAACGAATTCTGGCAGCGGTCATTCGAGACGAATTTCCCGTTGGACACCGGATGGTGATTCAAAATCTAGCCGAGCAATTTGGAGTCAGCGCTACCCCTGTTCGAGAGGCTCTGGTCGAATTGGCTTCGATCGGGATTGTTGAAAACCTTCCCAACCGTGGCGCGGTAATGCGTGAATTTGGAGTCACTCAAATCCGTGAAATTTACCAACTTCGAAGAATTTTGGAAGTTGAAGCGATTCGAACAGCGTGTGGGAATATTGAACCAAGACTTCTCTCAGAAATGTCAGATGAGTTTGCGACGATTGCCAAAGAGCCTCGGGGCGATAGTTGGTCACAAAAAGCAATGTTGCTCGATATCAAGCTACATACATTGATTGCAGATCATTGTGGTAGTGTTCGCTTGCAAGATGAGTTACGCCGATACAATACCCTGGTTCAAGCGATTCGCGAAGTTGTTGACAATGAAAGTCAGGCACAAGAAATTGCGCTCTCGGACCACAAACAAATCATCAAAGCGCTACAGTCAAACGATTGTGATCTCGCTGCACAAACAATGGAAAAACATATCTGTAACACAGCAAATTTAGTTGAAAAATTAATGCAGGAACGTCTCCAAAACAAGTAA
- a CDS encoding DUF1553 domain-containing protein encodes MKTLQKVTFGIVFTGLFGLLTPALFAAESQPDQAGLDFFEKKIRPVLIQHCYECHSEDTKNLKGSLLLDSKHGLLKGGDSGAALVPGKPAESLLLETLRYGEDSYQMPPKGKLPDAVIANFEKWIAMGAPDPRNKTSKKQVKAEIDFAKAREFWSFQAPKSQPAPAVKQQKWPLNKIDYFILAAQESKGFSPAPAADKQTLIRRAYFDLIGLPPTPEEVQQFVNDSSPQAYEKLIDRLLSSPHYGERWGRHWLDVARYAEDNTNMGPHNGPYPHAYRYRDWVIKAFNDDVPYDKFIIRQLATDFLPETGPEDYPALGYMGLGPSYHKEVALSRLTLENRYADDWEDRVDSLCRGLLGLTMACARCHDHKYDPLTVEDYYGIAGVFASVRQTTRPIIPDAEIAKTQPARDKADKFTKQNLALTEKIRTWNKRNALLKEIIKKSPKPEATLIAPRPDIKKQEIIKFLPPAEELKQNTAQIAKSNKTIKENKAKIADIKKATPGFDLPLADALTEEQIRVEEITADRMKIVYYPNKPRDLNVFIRGSANNLGKLVPRRFVQVLSKEKPKPFKNGSGRLELAHSIANRDNPLTARVMVNRVWLHHFGEGLVDTPSNFGKTGALPSHPELLDDLAVWFMDQGWSIKKLHRRIMLSATYRQTSNVALSEAQKITDPNNRLLSYFNRRRLEAEVYRDALLVAGANLDLKQSGPSGDIDDSKFDRRGVYAMVSRHKLSTFLQSYDFPDPAIHAARRANTTTPLQQLFVLNSPFVRQQAQKLAKRLEGESSEKRIDAIYQMLFSRAPTRSEMQIGLQFLEQIDSTGTPTPTVEQIPTFAGKRIKANVKELGDHYSVELWVKNQIPNDQRIITGYFFSRGKDSAPKAAGDHLGIAGKYRPNKEGRLFFYNGDQKRQSLFGNTVIQPGTWNHVVMVRDQQNIRVYLNGNSKPEISGKAKPGYESGVSEIIIAGRNDNFSNFHGQLGAVAVFNRVLNPNEIQKHFQAAKLEKDELAHAEYLASILESDPLSCWPLRTDNPHFSQAVDITKNKNNGTYEGRQDADPKKLTPWQRYCQALLCSNEMMFVD; translated from the coding sequence ATGAAAACTTTGCAAAAAGTGACATTCGGCATCGTATTCACGGGTCTTTTCGGTTTACTGACTCCCGCGCTTTTCGCAGCAGAGTCGCAGCCAGATCAAGCGGGGCTTGATTTCTTCGAAAAGAAGATTCGTCCTGTTTTGATTCAGCACTGTTATGAGTGCCATTCTGAAGATACCAAAAATCTTAAAGGGAGTTTGTTACTGGATTCAAAACACGGGTTATTAAAAGGTGGTGACTCGGGGGCAGCTCTTGTTCCAGGTAAACCGGCAGAAAGCCTGTTACTCGAAACCTTACGTTATGGCGAAGATAGTTATCAAATGCCTCCCAAAGGCAAGCTACCCGATGCAGTGATTGCCAATTTTGAAAAATGGATCGCAATGGGCGCTCCCGATCCACGCAACAAAACGAGCAAGAAACAAGTCAAAGCAGAAATCGATTTTGCCAAAGCACGTGAGTTCTGGTCGTTCCAAGCTCCAAAGAGCCAGCCAGCTCCAGCGGTGAAACAGCAGAAATGGCCGCTTAACAAAATCGATTACTTTATTCTGGCCGCTCAGGAGTCAAAAGGTTTTTCTCCTGCTCCCGCGGCTGATAAACAGACTTTAATTCGTCGTGCCTATTTCGATTTAATTGGTCTGCCTCCCACGCCGGAAGAAGTCCAACAGTTTGTGAATGATTCTTCTCCACAGGCCTATGAAAAACTGATTGATCGGTTGTTAAGCTCTCCCCATTATGGCGAACGCTGGGGACGCCATTGGCTCGACGTTGCACGTTATGCAGAAGACAACACCAATATGGGACCACACAACGGTCCTTATCCTCACGCGTATCGTTATCGCGATTGGGTCATCAAAGCGTTCAATGATGATGTGCCCTATGACAAGTTCATCATCCGTCAATTGGCAACCGACTTCCTACCGGAAACAGGTCCCGAAGATTACCCCGCGTTGGGTTATATGGGTTTGGGGCCTTCCTACCATAAAGAAGTCGCGCTTTCCCGACTCACGCTGGAAAATCGATATGCGGATGACTGGGAAGACCGTGTCGACAGTCTGTGTCGTGGTTTGTTGGGTCTGACCATGGCCTGTGCCCGTTGTCATGATCATAAATATGATCCGTTGACTGTCGAAGATTATTATGGCATCGCAGGAGTTTTTGCGTCGGTTCGACAGACGACGCGCCCCATCATTCCCGATGCAGAAATTGCGAAAACGCAACCTGCCCGCGATAAAGCAGATAAATTCACAAAACAAAATTTAGCACTGACTGAAAAAATCAGAACATGGAATAAGCGAAACGCCTTACTGAAAGAAATCATTAAAAAGTCGCCGAAACCAGAGGCGACTTTGATCGCACCGCGACCAGATATTAAAAAGCAGGAGATTATTAAATTTCTTCCCCCAGCAGAAGAATTAAAGCAGAACACGGCCCAGATCGCCAAATCCAATAAGACCATCAAAGAGAATAAGGCGAAAATTGCTGACATCAAAAAAGCAACTCCCGGTTTTGATCTGCCACTGGCTGACGCGCTCACTGAAGAGCAAATTCGAGTTGAAGAAATCACAGCAGACCGGATGAAGATCGTCTATTATCCCAATAAGCCGCGCGACTTAAATGTGTTCATCCGCGGAAGTGCCAACAACCTGGGAAAACTTGTGCCTCGACGATTTGTGCAAGTGCTTTCAAAAGAGAAACCAAAGCCCTTTAAAAATGGGAGTGGTCGACTGGAACTGGCGCATAGTATTGCCAACCGCGACAATCCTCTGACGGCGCGAGTCATGGTGAATCGAGTGTGGCTACACCATTTTGGTGAAGGTCTGGTTGATACACCGAGTAACTTTGGAAAAACGGGAGCCCTTCCCAGTCACCCGGAATTGTTGGACGATCTCGCTGTCTGGTTTATGGATCAGGGTTGGTCGATCAAAAAGTTACATCGACGGATCATGTTATCAGCCACGTATCGGCAAACTTCCAATGTCGCATTGTCGGAAGCACAGAAGATCACTGATCCGAATAATCGGCTTTTGTCTTATTTCAATCGAAGACGACTGGAAGCGGAAGTCTACCGAGATGCGTTATTAGTGGCCGGCGCTAATCTGGATCTGAAACAATCTGGGCCTTCCGGCGATATTGACGATTCCAAATTTGATCGGCGCGGTGTTTATGCCATGGTCTCGCGTCACAAACTGAGCACATTCTTACAATCTTACGATTTTCCTGATCCCGCCATCCATGCCGCCCGACGTGCCAATACGACGACACCATTACAACAACTATTTGTATTGAATTCGCCGTTTGTCAGGCAGCAAGCTCAAAAACTGGCGAAAAGACTGGAAGGCGAGTCTTCAGAAAAACGAATCGATGCCATTTATCAGATGTTATTCTCACGTGCGCCCACACGTTCTGAAATGCAGATTGGCTTACAGTTTCTAGAACAGATTGATTCCACGGGCACACCCACTCCCACCGTTGAACAGATCCCGACATTTGCTGGCAAACGTATTAAAGCGAATGTCAAAGAACTGGGTGACCATTATTCGGTTGAACTTTGGGTGAAAAACCAAATCCCCAATGACCAGCGTATCATCACCGGTTATTTCTTTTCACGCGGCAAAGATTCTGCTCCCAAGGCAGCCGGCGACCATTTAGGTATTGCGGGAAAATATCGCCCCAACAAAGAAGGTCGGCTCTTTTTCTACAACGGTGATCAAAAAAGACAATCACTTTTCGGAAACACAGTGATTCAACCGGGGACCTGGAATCATGTTGTCATGGTTCGCGACCAGCAAAATATTCGGGTTTATCTCAACGGAAATTCGAAACCGGAAATTTCAGGAAAAGCGAAGCCGGGGTATGAATCAGGTGTTTCGGAAATCATTATCGCTGGTCGGAATGATAATTTTTCTAATTTCCATGGGCAGCTGGGGGCGGTAGCGGTATTTAATCGTGTTTTGAATCCCAATGAAATTCAAAAACATTTTCAAGCAGCCAAGCTGGAAAAAGACGAACTTGCCCATGCAGAGTATCTGGCTTCGATTTTGGAGTCAGACCCGCTCTCCTGCTGGCCATTACGAACTGACAATCCGCATTTTTCTCAAGCTGTTGATATCACCAAAAATAAAAATAACGGGACTTACGAAGGGCGGCAGGATGCTGATCCCAAGAAGCTTACCCCTTGGCAACGATACTGTCAGGCTCTGCTCTGCAGTAATGAAATGATGTTTGTTGACTAA
- a CDS encoding DUF1501 domain-containing protein, translated as MINTSRHGILTRREILQKVGSGFGMMSLAGMLSTLDAAPKKIPQQTPHFAPKAKRVIFLFMSGGPSQVDTFDPKPALKKYEGQRPAAANIRTASKTMGLLPSPVKFINSGKSGIPVSEHLPNIAKHVDDMAIIRSMHTDFPNHAPALCMMNLGTLTPTRPSLGSWLTYGLGTENQNLPGFLALCPGKPVVGPKLWGSAFLPGKHQATHINNKDLTPEKMIPYLKNEALTPEEQKKQLDLVLAINKQHLNNRVGDSALETRIKSMELAYRMQFAATDAFDISQEPEKLQEAYGKSEFSKSCLLARRLSERGVRFVQVYYGNRQPWDTHSNHDKSNERLCKDIDRPIGQLMTDLKQRGLLDETLIVWGGEFGRTPTAQGGINGRDHNPFGFCMWLAGGGIKGGVVHGESDEFGFRAMQDKVHVHDLHATILHLLGIDHERLTYHYSGRDFRLTDVAGEVVQNIIA; from the coding sequence ATGATCAATACAAGCAGACATGGAATATTGACCCGACGCGAAATTCTGCAGAAAGTGGGCAGCGGATTTGGCATGATGAGTCTGGCTGGCATGCTTTCCACTTTGGACGCAGCCCCCAAAAAAATACCGCAGCAAACTCCCCATTTTGCTCCCAAAGCAAAACGTGTCATCTTTTTGTTTATGAGTGGCGGCCCTTCTCAGGTTGATACCTTTGATCCGAAACCTGCCTTGAAAAAGTACGAGGGACAGCGCCCCGCGGCGGCAAATATTCGAACTGCTTCCAAAACAATGGGCTTACTCCCTTCACCGGTCAAGTTTATCAACTCGGGAAAGTCAGGCATTCCCGTTTCAGAACACCTTCCCAACATTGCCAAACATGTCGATGATATGGCGATTATTCGCTCAATGCACACCGATTTTCCCAATCATGCGCCAGCGCTGTGCATGATGAACTTAGGAACGCTCACGCCCACTCGTCCCAGTCTCGGTTCATGGTTAACCTATGGTCTGGGAACTGAGAATCAGAACTTGCCTGGTTTTCTTGCTTTGTGTCCCGGTAAGCCCGTGGTTGGTCCTAAATTATGGGGAAGTGCATTTTTACCAGGCAAGCACCAGGCAACACACATCAATAATAAGGATCTGACGCCAGAGAAAATGATTCCCTATTTGAAGAATGAGGCATTGACTCCGGAAGAACAGAAAAAACAATTGGACCTGGTACTGGCAATCAATAAACAGCACCTCAATAACAGAGTGGGAGACAGTGCCCTTGAAACACGAATTAAATCAATGGAACTGGCTTACCGGATGCAGTTTGCAGCAACGGATGCATTTGATATTTCGCAAGAGCCTGAAAAATTACAGGAAGCCTACGGTAAGAGTGAATTCTCAAAATCTTGCCTTTTGGCCCGCCGCTTAAGCGAACGTGGTGTGCGATTTGTCCAAGTCTACTATGGAAATCGACAACCATGGGATACACACAGTAATCATGACAAGAGTAATGAGCGACTTTGTAAAGACATTGATCGACCAATTGGCCAATTGATGACTGACTTGAAACAACGGGGTTTACTGGATGAAACGCTCATTGTCTGGGGAGGCGAGTTCGGCAGGACTCCGACTGCGCAAGGAGGCATCAATGGACGGGATCACAACCCGTTTGGATTCTGCATGTGGCTGGCGGGTGGCGGAATCAAAGGTGGTGTTGTACATGGTGAATCGGATGAATTCGGGTTCCGCGCCATGCAGGACAAAGTACATGTCCACGATCTACACGCCACGATTTTGCATCTTCTTGGCATTGACCATGAACGGCTGACTTATCATTATTCAGGGCGAGATTTTCGCCTGACTGATGTGGCTGGAGAAGTTGTACAAAATATCATTGCCTGA